From the Fusobacterium ulcerans ATCC 49185 genome, the window TGACATTGCTAAAAAACCTCAATATGATGCAAGATTAGAGGCTTTAATTCCTGTTTTGAAAAAAGAAATTCCTTTAAAGGCTCATGCACATAAAGCAAATGATATATTTACAGCAATAAGAATAGCAAAAGAATTTGATGTAAAAATGACTTTAGATCATTCAACTGATGCAAGATGTATAGTTGATGAATTAGCTGAAGAAAAATATCCTATGATAGTAGGACCAAGCTTAGGTCATAGAACAAAAGTTGAACTTATAAATAAATCTTTTAAAACAGCTGCTGTTCTTAATAAAGCTGGAATAAAAATATCTATAACAACTGACAGCCCTGTTATTCCTCTTCAGCATCTTCCAATCTGTGCTGCCCTTGCAGTAAAAGATGGACTTGATAAATGGGAAGCTCTTAAAGCTATCTCTATAAACCCTGCTGAAATATTAGGATTAGAAGACAGAGTGGGATCTATCAAAGTTGGTAAAGATGCAGATATAGTTATCTGGTCAGCTGATCCTCTTCAAATAGATGCAAAAGTTGAATATACTATAATAGATGGAAAAGTAGTTTTTAGTGGTGAGGAGGAAGAATAGTGA encodes:
- a CDS encoding amidohydrolase, which codes for MIIIKNGTLLDVEKSKSEKMDISIENGKIIAIKKSIKPKKDDEIIDATDKIVAPGFIDAHCHLGLMGDSVGFENDDVNEKSDPITPQLRAIDAIDPMDRVFTEAYQGGITSVATGPGSANVIGGQFAAIKTFGKRIDKMIIKAPIAMKCAFGENPKRFYGTKGKMPTTRMGTASMLRETLQKAKEYMLKSEAAGDDIAKKPQYDARLEALIPVLKKEIPLKAHAHKANDIFTAIRIAKEFDVKMTLDHSTDARCIVDELAEEKYPMIVGPSLGHRTKVELINKSFKTAAVLNKAGIKISITTDSPVIPLQHLPICAALAVKDGLDKWEALKAISINPAEILGLEDRVGSIKVGKDADIVIWSADPLQIDAKVEYTIIDGKVVFSGEEEE